One genomic segment of Chryseobacterium phocaeense includes these proteins:
- a CDS encoding GxxExxY protein — protein MTKKEVTQLSYEITGFAIKVHKALGPGLLESVYEECLKIELIKNGYDVKQQLYTSINYEGVEIETKLVVDLLVNDSIILELKAVEEILPIHEAQLLTYMKVLKKPQGLLINFFTNNITKSLKPFINEYFRDLPD, from the coding sequence ATGACAAAAAAAGAAGTTACCCAACTATCATATGAAATTACGGGCTTTGCTATAAAAGTCCATAAAGCTCTTGGTCCTGGTCTTCTTGAAAGTGTTTATGAAGAATGTTTAAAAATTGAACTTATTAAAAACGGCTACGATGTAAAGCAACAGCTTTATACTTCTATCAACTATGAAGGAGTGGAAATTGAAACAAAGCTGGTTGTAGATTTACTTGTCAACGACTCTATTATTTTAGAATTAAAAGCTGTTGAAGAAATACTTCCTATCCATGAAGCACAACTGCTGACTTATATGAAAGTTCTCAAAAAACCTCAAGGCTTACTCATCAACTTCTTCACCAATAATATTACAAAATCTTTAAAACCTTTTATCAATGAATATTTCAGAGATCTTCCTGACTGA
- a CDS encoding exosortase F system-associated membrane protein, with product MKILNWLLVIAGICGLIGVRILEDQIFYDPFLEYFHEANKNIAFPAFEWGKLIGSHLFRFILNLIFSCLIIQCLFKNRQWTIQSAFLIAIIFIITFPIYLYCIYDRFEIGYLFSFYMRRFVIQPLALLLIVPMFYYRKQLLGKDRQIS from the coding sequence ATGAAAATTCTTAACTGGCTTCTGGTCATCGCAGGGATCTGCGGGCTGATAGGTGTACGGATCCTTGAAGATCAAATTTTTTATGATCCTTTTCTTGAATATTTTCATGAAGCGAATAAAAATATCGCGTTTCCGGCATTTGAATGGGGCAAACTCATTGGAAGCCATCTTTTCAGGTTTATCCTCAATCTGATCTTTTCATGCCTGATTATTCAATGTCTTTTTAAAAACAGGCAATGGACAATTCAGAGTGCTTTTCTGATTGCCATTATCTTCATTATTACGTTCCCGATTTATCTTTACTGTATCTATGACCGTTTTGAAATAGGCTATCTTTTTTCGTTCTATATGAGGCGTTTTGTGATCCAGCCGCTGGCGCTTCTTTTGATTGTTCCGATGTTTTATTACAGGAAGCAGTTGCTGGGGAAAGATAGGCAAATAAGCTGA
- a CDS encoding DUF5689 domain-containing protein, whose amino-acid sequence MNTIKKYLSLVTGIALAAISITSCVQKDEWETPPIKCENKFPATNMTMADFKAQAPASGYIYIGTDQIFDGYVVSSDESGNFYKTISFQDKPENPTAGLQIEVDRSSNYADFPVGAHIRINAKGLRLGTDRGSVKIGSVDPVYAIGRVPGSLVSRYIAGVCNGSGLDIAVLKPTELPTLKVAMDEKYINTLVKVPNVQFSAGELGKKYIDYVAGAGVDSDRGIVDQAGNATVIRNSGFSTFGSTLIPEGKGDLTFVVSRYNSSWQMLIRNLKDVNFTGKRFFFEGFDGNLADNWDAVSVTGAQVWNIQQFGNPKPCVVMNGFAGTNQVNEDWLISKPISLNGFTSAVLSFETDVRYAGNVLEVFVTDTYTGDPTTTAWTPLSAIMDPNNTAFNTWTNSGDISLNAFVNKSVRIAFKYTSTTSGAATWELDNVKVVGN is encoded by the coding sequence ATGAATACTATAAAAAAATACTTAAGTTTAGTAACAGGAATTGCTTTGGCTGCTATTTCTATTACATCTTGTGTGCAGAAAGACGAATGGGAGACGCCACCTATTAAATGTGAAAATAAGTTTCCCGCCACCAATATGACCATGGCAGATTTCAAAGCTCAGGCTCCTGCTTCGGGATATATTTATATAGGTACCGATCAGATTTTTGACGGATATGTGGTTTCTTCTGATGAAAGTGGAAACTTCTATAAAACAATTTCATTCCAGGATAAACCTGAAAATCCAACGGCAGGTCTTCAGATAGAAGTGGACAGATCAAGTAACTATGCAGATTTTCCGGTTGGTGCACACATCAGAATTAATGCGAAAGGTTTAAGATTAGGAACAGATAGAGGATCTGTAAAAATAGGTTCTGTAGATCCTGTATATGCTATCGGAAGGGTTCCGGGATCTTTGGTGAGCAGATATATTGCAGGTGTTTGCAATGGCAGCGGTCTTGATATTGCGGTTTTAAAGCCTACAGAATTGCCTACACTTAAAGTAGCTATGGATGAAAAGTACATCAATACTTTGGTAAAAGTACCAAACGTACAATTCTCAGCAGGAGAACTAGGTAAAAAGTACATAGATTATGTTGCCGGAGCAGGTGTAGATAGTGACAGAGGAATCGTTGATCAGGCTGGAAATGCTACGGTTATCAGAAACTCCGGGTTTTCTACTTTTGGTTCTACATTAATTCCTGAGGGTAAGGGAGATCTTACTTTCGTGGTGAGCCGTTATAATTCTTCATGGCAGATGCTGATCAGAAATCTTAAAGATGTAAACTTTACAGGGAAAAGATTCTTTTTTGAAGGCTTCGATGGAAATCTTGCGGATAATTGGGATGCTGTAAGTGTAACAGGAGCGCAGGTATGGAATATCCAGCAATTTGGAAATCCAAAACCATGTGTAGTGATGAACGGATTTGCAGGAACAAACCAGGTGAATGAAGACTGGCTGATTTCTAAACCTATTTCATTAAACGGGTTTACTTCCGCCGTATTATCTTTCGAAACTGATGTAAGATATGCCGGAAATGTTCTTGAAGTTTTTGTAACAGATACTTATACCGGTGATCCTACTACAACGGCATGGACACCTCTATCAGCTATTATGGATCCAAACAATACCGCATTTAACACGTGGACGAATTCAGGAGATATCAGTCTGAATGCTTTCGTAAACAAGAGTGTTCGTATAGCATTTAAATATACTTCTACAACGTCAGGTGCTGCCACATGGGAGCTTGATAATGTGAAAGTTGTTGGTAACTAA
- a CDS encoding cation diffusion facilitator family transporter: MDNKKKNTTKNKIGFQKLIAAFGLILFIGKIIAWKLTNSDAVFSDAMESIVNVISAFMGLYSLHLAAKPKDDDHPYGHGKVEFVTSGIEGALIAIAGIMIIYEGINSLVVGKTLSKIDLGIWIIAATAVINYLLGYISIKKGQAENSLVLVSSGKHLQSDTITTLGVVLSLIIVYFTKIYWLDSVVALIFGLYIIFVGYKIVRKSLSGIMDEQDPDLLNQIIRVLEENRRTEWIDVHNMKIQQFGANLHIDAHITLPWYYSLRDAHNEMEKMIIVLAKNTKRSVEFNFHMDDCKPVSCSVCQIKDCPVREKDFVKRVQWTPENVTSVDKHTAD; the protein is encoded by the coding sequence ATGGACAACAAAAAGAAAAATACCACCAAAAACAAAATAGGATTCCAGAAGCTGATTGCCGCATTCGGGCTTATTCTGTTCATTGGAAAAATCATTGCCTGGAAGCTGACGAATTCCGATGCCGTGTTTTCCGATGCCATGGAAAGTATTGTGAATGTCATCAGCGCATTCATGGGATTGTATTCCCTTCACCTGGCTGCAAAACCTAAAGATGATGACCATCCTTACGGCCACGGAAAAGTAGAATTTGTAACCTCAGGTATCGAAGGCGCCCTGATCGCTATTGCCGGAATTATGATTATATATGAAGGCATCAACAGCCTTGTGGTAGGAAAAACCCTGAGCAAAATTGATCTCGGAATCTGGATTATTGCGGCAACCGCTGTGATTAACTATCTGCTTGGCTATATTTCCATTAAAAAAGGACAGGCGGAAAACTCTTTGGTCCTTGTTTCCTCGGGAAAACATCTCCAGTCCGATACGATCACTACGTTAGGCGTGGTGCTCAGTTTGATTATCGTGTACTTTACGAAGATTTACTGGCTGGATTCCGTTGTTGCCCTTATTTTTGGACTCTACATCATCTTTGTCGGTTATAAGATTGTCCGGAAGTCTTTAAGCGGTATTATGGATGAGCAGGATCCGGACCTCCTGAATCAGATTATCAGGGTTCTTGAAGAAAACAGAAGAACAGAATGGATAGATGTCCACAATATGAAAATCCAGCAGTTCGGGGCCAATCTTCATATCGATGCCCATATTACGTTGCCGTGGTATTACAGCCTTCGTGATGCCCACAACGAAATGGAAAAAATGATCATTGTTTTAGCTAAAAACACTAAAAGAAGTGTAGAATTCAATTTCCATATGGACGACTGTAAACCTGTCTCATGCTCTGTCTGCCAGATTAAAGATTGCCCTGTCCGCGAAAAAGATTTTGTAAAAAGAGTACAATGGACTCCGGAAAATGTAACCAGTGTGGATAAACATACCGCGGATTAG
- a CDS encoding aminoglycoside phosphotransferase family protein: protein MTSENAKRFFEKHLGEKSSEFITLAQSGSARINFLAVADSGKYIITSNENIPENESFLYYSEIFSELGLNTPEIFAVSEDRKIYIQEFLGSQTLSEIITEEGLSDGIKTLVKQTLEKLFQLQVSTQGKIDFSKTFEYESYDELPVIHDLYYFKNFVADVLELEYRKSVLLKEFKQISRLIESLEPKGIMIRDFQARNIMVNEDRKVSFIDYQSAMKGPLMYDVISFLFQAKADFPEDFKNEMLNYYIEQFNNEEVKIQLKNSAQPIQMMRFLQVLGAYGFRGLIQRKQHFISSLEKGIRNITEFANSWEQMDDFPELKKVIEQLSSEEVKLKINTILNH from the coding sequence ATGACTTCCGAAAACGCAAAACGATTTTTTGAAAAACATCTGGGTGAAAAATCTTCTGAGTTCATTACGCTGGCTCAAAGCGGTTCGGCGAGGATAAACTTCCTGGCTGTAGCTGATTCCGGGAAATACATTATCACCAGCAACGAAAACATTCCCGAAAACGAAAGCTTCCTGTATTATTCTGAAATTTTCTCTGAACTCGGACTTAATACGCCTGAGATTTTTGCCGTGTCTGAGGACAGGAAAATATATATCCAGGAGTTTCTCGGATCACAGACGCTTTCAGAAATCATTACTGAAGAAGGTCTTTCCGATGGTATAAAAACACTGGTAAAACAGACTTTAGAAAAGCTTTTCCAGCTTCAGGTCAGCACACAGGGGAAAATAGACTTCTCAAAAACTTTTGAATATGAAAGTTATGATGAGCTTCCCGTGATCCATGATCTTTATTATTTCAAAAATTTCGTAGCGGATGTTCTGGAACTGGAATACCGGAAATCAGTCCTGTTGAAAGAATTCAAACAGATTTCCCGGCTTATTGAAAGCCTTGAGCCCAAAGGAATAATGATCCGCGATTTTCAGGCACGGAATATTATGGTGAATGAAGATCGTAAAGTTTCGTTCATAGATTATCAATCTGCGATGAAAGGGCCGCTTATGTATGATGTAATATCTTTCCTTTTCCAGGCAAAAGCAGATTTCCCTGAAGATTTTAAAAATGAAATGCTCAATTACTATATTGAACAATTTAATAATGAAGAAGTTAAAATTCAACTAAAAAACTCGGCACAACCTATCCAGATGATGAGATTCCTGCAGGTATTGGGTGCATACGGCTTCAGAGGCCTGATCCAGAGAAAGCAGCATTTCATTTCAAGTTTAGAAAAAGGGATCCGGAATATCACAGAATTTGCCAATTCATGGGAACAGATGGATGACTTCCCGGAACTGAAAAAAGTGATAGAACAGTTATCTTCAGAAGAAGTGAAATTGAAAATCAATACTATTTTGAACCATTAA
- a CDS encoding LOG family protein: MEMDGARDESLVNPALDINETKLHNSLRQKTWDETITKDSWMVFKVMAEFVDGYEKLAKIGPCVSIFGSARLKPESKYYEMAVEIAEKITKLGFGIITGGGPGIMEAGNKGAFNAQGRSIGLNIDLPFEQHFNPYINKSYSMNFDYFFVRKVMFVKYSQGFVVMPGGFGTLDELTEAMTLIQTNKIGKFPIVLVGSEFWGGLLDWFKATLLKEGMIAEDDLDLYRVVDTADEAVAHIKAFYDKYSVNVNF; the protein is encoded by the coding sequence ATGGAAATGGATGGAGCAAGGGATGAAAGTCTGGTAAATCCGGCCCTTGATATTAATGAAACAAAACTTCACAACAGTCTCAGACAGAAAACCTGGGACGAGACCATCACCAAAGACAGCTGGATGGTTTTCAAAGTGATGGCGGAATTTGTAGACGGATATGAAAAGCTGGCCAAGATAGGCCCATGTGTTTCCATATTCGGGTCTGCAAGGCTGAAACCTGAAAGTAAATACTACGAAATGGCCGTGGAAATTGCCGAAAAGATCACCAAACTGGGCTTTGGAATTATTACCGGAGGTGGCCCGGGCATTATGGAGGCGGGAAATAAAGGGGCTTTCAATGCGCAGGGAAGATCCATCGGGCTTAATATTGACCTGCCGTTTGAACAACATTTTAACCCTTATATCAATAAGTCCTATTCCATGAATTTCGATTACTTTTTCGTAAGGAAAGTAATGTTTGTGAAGTATTCCCAGGGGTTTGTCGTAATGCCGGGAGGTTTTGGCACCCTGGATGAGCTTACGGAAGCTATGACGCTGATTCAAACGAATAAGATAGGAAAATTCCCGATCGTTCTGGTAGGAAGCGAGTTCTGGGGAGGATTGCTGGATTGGTTCAAAGCAACCCTGTTAAAAGAAGGGATGATTGCTGAAGATGATCTGGACTTATACCGTGTGGTAGATACGGCTGATGAAGCAGTGGCCCATATTAAAGCATTTTACGATAAATATTCGGTGAATGTAAATTTCTAA
- the xrtF gene encoding exosortase family protein XrtF, whose amino-acid sequence MLKDFKPVLHILLRFIVIYLVLLFGYQFYLNGSKAGGLDPFSGFIADQVASIQNGIGYPTLLYADAKNEQVWFYVNKMYVTRMVEGCNAVSVMILFVAFVFAFYKAAKTFLFALAGLALLYIMNLLRIVGLNIVMRDYMEYGKIFHDFIFPAVIYGTVVVLWLVWIKFFALKNENS is encoded by the coding sequence ATGCTAAAGGATTTTAAGCCGGTTTTACATATTTTGCTGAGGTTCATTGTTATCTATCTGGTGCTGCTTTTTGGGTACCAGTTTTACCTGAATGGAAGCAAAGCCGGCGGACTGGATCCTTTTTCCGGATTCATTGCAGATCAGGTGGCATCTATTCAGAATGGGATAGGATATCCTACTTTACTGTATGCCGATGCGAAAAACGAACAGGTCTGGTTTTATGTGAATAAAATGTATGTGACCAGAATGGTGGAAGGTTGTAATGCGGTTTCGGTCATGATCCTGTTTGTCGCTTTTGTATTTGCGTTTTATAAAGCAGCAAAAACATTTCTTTTTGCATTAGCGGGTCTTGCTTTGCTGTATATCATGAACCTTCTCCGTATCGTGGGCTTAAATATTGTGATGAGAGATTATATGGAATATGGTAAAATATTTCATGATTTTATTTTCCCGGCGGTAATTTATGGAACTGTGGTGGTTCTTTGGCTGGTATGGATTAAATTCTTTGCTTTGAAAAATGAAAATTCTTAA
- a CDS encoding carboxypeptidase-like regulatory domain-containing protein, with the protein MIKKLSLVSLFTLLPASFYFAQTTVFAYLKDAEGKPVEKAEVDLKGSENDVTADKIGYFQFVDLQPGHYQIMITKPNFETKMMEFDVTNEKRKDLGTITLYSALTSADQGLAIIDSDGDDEDSNSGQASTVGLLQSSQDIFSRIAAFDLGFYWFRPRGIDGRFGETMLNGVSMIKSDNGNVDFGNWGGLNEITRYPEIASNHSPSEYAFGGNSSVVYKNTKASEYRKGFQFTQSLTNRNYRNRTSLRYSSGMSNKGWAFTVMGARRWAEEGIQEGTFYDAYGTYLGIEKKFSDKHTMTFNFIGAPYRRSTSSPSTQEVYDYRGVHYNSYWGYQDGEQRSERVRKGFQPIFQIQDFWKINKNSSLWTSVSYQFGKDKGSRLDWQNVQNPSPTYYRNLPSYYDSLDPNASVHNPDGSMTTAQDAYRTSLAGWQSGDANVTQLNWDRLYRRNMQQPAGNYYGQVGKRALYYLVNDVSDDKIWNAATHFIHNFNDTTKFLLNVSYQNYRSEQYREVNDLLGADFVLNRDPFAATNQPGKSGLFNEGEENVTKRVGDKMGYDYIFRRQEVKINPGVKFSTGAFDVFISAMAGYSSSSREGLFNHYLYKDSYGKGSDYNYWNYGLKGQAIYRLNGRNFIVYNGAYYSQAPYLEDLFINPRVNGSTAPNVKNMVVNANDLSYVISTPFLKLRLTGYLVDTDNETTVQRFFADGIQLSNSDDQGDQTIVQSAFVTQVMTDVKKRNMGLELGVDLKVLPTLSVQALASLGQYTYKNDPTTYFASDATGTFSNGLSYLNLGKSYIRNYRQGGTPQQAFSLGFRYNNPKYWWVGANWNYFDENFLDPSALIRTESFVQNNNSGTPYSNLTESELRRVLEPTRLPSSFFLNANAGKSWVIGKYYVLISGTVNNILNNRKFITGGFEQTRNAKFPDFVQDADREFTLFGPKYWYTQGRSYFVNLQFRF; encoded by the coding sequence ATGATTAAAAAATTATCATTGGTCTCTTTATTTACTTTGCTTCCTGCATCATTCTATTTTGCGCAGACTACTGTGTTTGCGTATCTTAAGGATGCCGAAGGAAAGCCTGTTGAAAAGGCGGAAGTAGATCTTAAAGGGAGTGAGAATGATGTAACGGCGGACAAAATCGGATATTTCCAGTTTGTAGACCTGCAGCCGGGCCATTATCAAATTATGATTACGAAACCAAACTTCGAAACCAAAATGATGGAGTTTGACGTAACAAATGAGAAAAGAAAGGACCTAGGGACTATTACCCTTTATTCTGCTCTTACGAGCGCAGATCAGGGATTAGCGATCATCGACAGTGACGGAGATGATGAAGACAGCAATAGCGGTCAGGCTTCTACAGTAGGTTTACTGCAGTCTTCCCAGGACATCTTCAGCAGAATTGCAGCGTTTGACTTAGGATTTTACTGGTTCCGTCCCCGTGGTATAGATGGAAGATTTGGAGAAACGATGCTTAACGGGGTTTCCATGATCAAGTCTGATAATGGTAACGTTGATTTCGGAAACTGGGGTGGATTAAATGAGATTACCAGATATCCGGAAATTGCATCCAACCATTCACCGTCTGAATATGCTTTTGGAGGAAACAGCTCTGTTGTTTACAAAAATACAAAAGCAAGCGAGTACAGAAAAGGATTCCAGTTTACGCAATCCCTGACTAACAGAAACTACAGAAACAGAACTTCTTTACGTTACTCATCAGGGATGAGCAATAAAGGATGGGCGTTTACCGTAATGGGAGCGAGAAGATGGGCGGAAGAAGGAATCCAGGAAGGAACTTTCTACGATGCCTATGGAACCTATCTGGGAATTGAGAAAAAGTTTAGCGATAAACATACAATGACATTCAACTTCATCGGGGCCCCTTACAGAAGGTCTACTTCAAGCCCAAGCACTCAGGAAGTGTATGACTACAGAGGGGTGCATTATAACTCGTATTGGGGTTATCAGGATGGAGAGCAGAGAAGCGAAAGAGTAAGAAAAGGTTTTCAGCCTATCTTCCAGATTCAGGATTTCTGGAAAATCAACAAAAATTCTTCACTTTGGACCTCAGTATCATACCAATTCGGAAAAGACAAAGGCTCACGTCTGGACTGGCAGAATGTACAAAATCCATCTCCTACCTATTATAGAAATCTTCCGAGTTACTACGATTCTTTAGATCCTAATGCTTCCGTACACAACCCGGACGGATCAATGACGACCGCTCAGGATGCGTACAGAACATCTTTAGCAGGCTGGCAGTCCGGAGATGCTAATGTAACTCAATTAAACTGGGACAGACTGTACAGGAGAAATATGCAGCAACCGGCCGGAAACTACTACGGGCAGGTTGGTAAAAGAGCATTATACTACCTGGTAAACGATGTAAGTGATGATAAAATATGGAACGCAGCTACTCACTTCATTCACAACTTTAATGATACGACTAAATTCTTACTTAACGTATCTTATCAGAATTACCGTTCTGAACAATATAGAGAAGTAAACGATCTTCTCGGTGCTGATTTCGTATTAAACAGAGACCCGTTTGCAGCCACAAACCAGCCTGGAAAATCCGGTCTGTTCAATGAAGGTGAAGAAAATGTTACGAAAAGAGTAGGCGATAAAATGGGTTATGATTATATCTTCAGAAGACAGGAAGTAAAGATAAATCCGGGAGTGAAGTTTTCAACAGGAGCTTTTGACGTATTTATTTCTGCCATGGCAGGATATTCTTCTTCCAGCAGAGAAGGATTGTTTAATCATTATCTATATAAGGATTCTTATGGAAAAGGATCTGATTACAACTACTGGAACTATGGCTTAAAAGGACAGGCGATCTATAGATTAAATGGTAGAAATTTCATTGTGTATAATGGAGCATATTATTCTCAGGCACCTTATCTTGAGGATTTATTCATTAATCCGCGTGTGAACGGCTCTACTGCTCCTAACGTAAAGAACATGGTTGTTAATGCAAATGATCTAAGCTACGTGATTTCTACTCCTTTCCTGAAATTAAGGCTAACCGGATATTTGGTTGACACAGATAATGAAACCACGGTTCAGAGATTTTTTGCGGATGGAATTCAGTTAAGTAACTCAGATGACCAGGGAGATCAGACTATTGTTCAGAGTGCTTTTGTTACTCAGGTAATGACAGATGTTAAGAAAAGAAATATGGGATTGGAATTAGGGGTTGATTTGAAAGTACTTCCTACCTTATCTGTTCAGGCTTTAGCCAGCTTGGGTCAGTATACCTATAAAAATGATCCGACCACCTATTTTGCATCTGATGCTACAGGAACTTTCTCAAACGGACTTTCTTACCTGAACCTTGGAAAATCTTATATCAGGAATTACCGTCAGGGAGGAACTCCGCAGCAGGCGTTCTCCCTTGGCTTCCGTTATAATAACCCGAAATACTGGTGGGTAGGAGCAAACTGGAACTATTTTGATGAAAATTTCCTTGATCCTTCTGCTTTGATCAGAACAGAAAGTTTTGTTCAGAATAATAACTCCGGAACGCCATATTCTAACCTTACCGAATCTGAGCTTAGAAGAGTATTGGAGCCTACAAGATTGCCTTCTTCATTCTTTCTTAATGCCAATGCAGGTAAATCATGGGTGATTGGTAAATACTATGTTTTGATTTCCGGGACCGTGAATAATATTTTAAACAACAGAAAATTTATTACAGGAGGATTTGAACAGACCAGAAATGCAAAATTCCCTGATTTTGTGCAGGATGCAGACAGAGAATTTACCCTATTCGGACCAAAATACTGGTATACTCAGGGAAGATCATACTTCGTAAACCTACAATTCAGATTCTAA
- a CDS encoding RapZ C-terminal domain-containing protein: MLHIDIHSFSYKKGGIPKDHSGNGGGFTFDCRGILNPGRIEEYKAQTGNDIGVQEYLETKTEMPKFLELVKSIISINIDNYLERGFEDLQISFGCTGGQHRSVYSAIKIAQFIKEKYPEGIEISLHHDEQHQLNMNNG, from the coding sequence ATGCTACACATAGACATCCACAGCTTTTCATACAAAAAAGGAGGAATTCCCAAAGATCATTCCGGAAACGGCGGAGGCTTCACCTTCGACTGCAGGGGAATCCTGAACCCGGGAAGAATTGAAGAATATAAAGCACAGACCGGAAATGACATCGGCGTACAGGAATACCTTGAAACCAAGACTGAAATGCCTAAATTCCTGGAGCTGGTAAAATCCATTATCTCCATTAATATTGATAACTATCTGGAAAGAGGTTTTGAAGATCTGCAGATCAGTTTCGGATGTACAGGAGGACAGCACAGGTCTGTATATTCCGCCATTAAAATTGCCCAGTTCATCAAAGAAAAATACCCTGAAGGAATAGAAATAAGCCTTCACCATGATGAGCAGCACCAACTGAACATGAATAATGGGTAA
- a CDS encoding nucleotidyltransferase family protein, whose protein sequence is MKALIFAAGKGTRLKPFTDHHPKALAKVNGIPLLERNINYLKSFGIKDFVINIHHFGNQIVDFLNKNSNFGCNIEISDESNELLETGGGLVFARKFFDHGEDFLIMNADILTNINIDAFVAYHQNIKDFATLAVSDRDSSRKLLFNDEMVLRGWLNVQSGEQRLAEFNKGFKALAFSGVHCINPVIFEKIKRTGKFSVMEEYLDLMQTEHIHGFVHDSILVDVGRPESVIEAEKHFK, encoded by the coding sequence ATGAAGGCTTTAATTTTCGCAGCCGGAAAAGGCACAAGGCTGAAACCATTCACAGATCATCATCCAAAAGCATTGGCCAAAGTAAACGGCATTCCGCTTTTGGAAAGAAATATCAATTATCTCAAAAGCTTCGGAATAAAAGATTTTGTCATCAATATTCATCATTTTGGGAATCAGATTGTTGATTTTTTAAATAAAAACAGTAATTTCGGATGCAACATAGAGATTTCAGATGAATCCAATGAGCTGCTGGAAACCGGTGGCGGCTTGGTTTTTGCTAGAAAATTCTTCGATCATGGGGAAGATTTTCTGATCATGAACGCTGATATTCTAACGAATATCAATATTGATGCCTTTGTTGCCTATCATCAGAATATAAAAGATTTCGCTACTTTAGCGGTTTCAGACAGGGACAGCTCAAGAAAACTGCTTTTCAATGATGAGATGGTTTTGAGAGGATGGCTGAATGTACAGTCTGGTGAGCAAAGGCTAGCAGAGTTCAATAAAGGCTTTAAAGCACTTGCCTTCAGCGGCGTTCACTGCATCAACCCTGTTATCTTTGAAAAAATAAAAAGAACCGGCAAATTTTCTGTTATGGAGGAATATCTGGACCTGATGCAGACTGAGCATATCCACGGATTTGTGCACGACAGTATTCTGGTGGATGTAGGAAGACCTGAATCCGTAATAGAGGCCGAAAAACATTTTAAATAA
- a CDS encoding DUF6702 family protein, whose translation MKKLLYISGILTFFVLMSFMYVDFFSSMTKVDYIDGSKTLKFTTKMNTNHISDAIKINPNTAGFEAEVKKYVNNNFDVYVNGSAKTITFTGSQVSGETVWVYFETGGVSDINTIKIKNTILLSTFPKQSNVVSIAYKGNLKVMNFQRGKEVNEVSF comes from the coding sequence ATGAAAAAACTTTTATATATATCAGGAATTTTAACATTTTTTGTGTTAATGAGTTTTATGTATGTAGACTTTTTCTCTTCAATGACAAAGGTGGATTATATAGATGGAAGTAAAACATTGAAGTTTACCACAAAAATGAATACCAACCATATTTCTGATGCTATTAAAATCAATCCGAATACAGCAGGATTTGAAGCAGAGGTTAAAAAATATGTGAACAATAATTTTGATGTGTACGTCAATGGCTCTGCGAAAACTATAACTTTCACGGGAAGTCAGGTAAGTGGAGAAACAGTATGGGTATATTTTGAAACCGGAGGAGTATCGGACATCAATACCATAAAGATTAAAAATACGATTCTTTTAAGCACTTTTCCTAAGCAGAGTAACGTTGTAAGTATTGCTTACAAAGGGAACCTGAAAGTAATGAATTTCCAGCGGGGAAAAGAAGTGAATGAAGTTTCGTTCTAA